The sequence below is a genomic window from Vicinamibacterales bacterium.
GCCGCGCTGGCGAGATCGGCCACCGAATCGACGAGCGTGCCGTCGAGGTCGAACGCCACCACGCCGTCCACGGGTCGTCTCATCGGTCGGGTCGAAGATCGCGTGCCACGGTCGGGCCGGATGATTGTATCCTTCGCCCCGAATGGCCTCGCGCCCGGCCTCCGTCGTGCTCGTGTCGAGCGGACTGGACAGCGCCGTGCTCCTCGCGCACGAGCTGGCCGGCTACGACGTCAGGCCCGTCTACGTGCGCTCCGGCCTGGCCTGGGAAGCGGCCGAGCTCCGGATGCTGTCGCGGCTGGTCGCCTCGCCGCTCTTGAACGCCGCGCGTCCGCTCACGGTCGTGGACCTGCCCATGCAGGACGTCTATCCCGCCGATCACTGGGCCATCACCGGCCAGCCGCCCGCCTACGACACGCCCGACGAGGACGTCTACCTGGTGGGACGCAACCTCACGCTGCTGGCCAAGGCCGGCATCGTGGCCGCGCGCGCCGACGCGCGGCGGATCGTGCTGGGCCCGCTCGCGGGGAATCCGTTTCCGGACGCGACACCGGCGTTCTTCGGCGCGATGGCCGAGGCCCTGTCGCGCGGGCTGGCGCATCCCCTCTCGATCGCGACGCCGTTCGCCGCGCTCCAGAAGTCCCAGGTGATCGAGCTCGGCGCCCGCCTGGGCGTGCCGCTCGAACTCACGTTGTCGTGCATGAACCCGAGGCAGGATCAGCACTGCGGGCTGTGCAGCAAGTGCCGCGAGCGGCGCGACGCATTCGCCGAGGCCGGCGTGGTCGATCCGACGCCGTACGCGCACCCGTCGCCGCGCTAGGCCGCCGCGTCTAGGACTCGAAGCGGATCGACCCGTCGCCCGTGCGCACGCGCAGGGTCTTGCCGCCGCCGCCAATCGACGACCG
It includes:
- a CDS encoding 7-cyano-7-deazaguanine synthase is translated as MASRPASVVLVSSGLDSAVLLAHELAGYDVRPVYVRSGLAWEAAELRMLSRLVASPLLNAARPLTVVDLPMQDVYPADHWAITGQPPAYDTPDEDVYLVGRNLTLLAKAGIVAARADARRIVLGPLAGNPFPDATPAFFGAMAEALSRGLAHPLSIATPFAALQKSQVIELGARLGVPLELTLSCMNPRQDQHCGLCSKCRERRDAFAEAGVVDPTPYAHPSPR